In Crassostrea angulata isolate pt1a10 chromosome 4, ASM2561291v2, whole genome shotgun sequence, one genomic interval encodes:
- the LOC128179370 gene encoding cerebellin-4-like yields MVGLSILVCIFLMTFELGQTSVIGETENTAQILKLSKMMVKLESAVKDIQNDNRKLQNDNRQLKEVIAELSNRLENEIRLREQLEKRVRICEIYQREDDGNDVTLPQSSRNTTAKGKRISGIRSSNGTIAFSAYLTTTLSSPGNLRPLIFDAIFMNEGNGYNHHMGVFTAPRTGLYVFTWTIRANGGAYFNTQLLVNGLMYGSMYTRDYYYSNSNSATAVVHVAVGNSVYVRTGPTGNSGHILSNYDGYSTFSGWTID; encoded by the exons ATGGTTGGGCTAAGTATTTTGGTGTGCATCTTTCTAATGACCTTTGAACTTGGTCAAACTAGTGTGATAGGTGAAACCGAGAATACAGCACAGATTCTAAAACTATCCAAGATGATGGTAAAACTGGAGTCTGCAGTAAAAGATATACAAAACGACAACCGGAAGTTACAAAACGACAACAGACAGCTAAAGGAAGTCATCGCAGAATTGTCCAATCGTTTGGAAAACGAGATTCGACTTCGGGAACAACTGGAGAAGCGAGTTCGGATATGTGAGATTTATCAGAGGGAAGACGACGGAAATGACGTAACTCTCCCCCAATCCAGTCGGAACACTACGGCTAAGGGGAAACGAATAAGTG GAATTCGTTCCTCCAACGGAACCATCGCATTCTCTGCTTACTTGACCACCACTCTATCCAGTCCTGGTAATTTAAGGCCTCTCATTTTTGATGCCATTTTCATGAACGAAGGCAATGGTTACAACCACCACATGGGCGTGTTCACAGCTCCAAGAACTGGTCTGTATGTCTTTACATGGACCATCCGGGCTAATGGCGGGGCCTACTTTAATACACAACTCCTTGTCAATGGATTGATGTACGGGTCGATGTACACAAGGGACTACTATTATTCCAATTCAAACTCGGCCACGGCGGTCGTTCACGTTGCGGTGGGAAATTCCGTTTACGTCAGAACCGGTCCTACAGGTAACAGTGGCCACATCTTAAGCAATTATGATGGGTATTCCACATTCTCTGGATGGACAATCGATtga